One window of the Hyla sarda isolate aHylSar1 unplaced genomic scaffold, aHylSar1.hap1 scaffold_3363, whole genome shotgun sequence genome contains the following:
- the LOC130330651 gene encoding histone H2B 1.1 gives MPDPAKSAPAPKKGSKKAVTKTQKKDGKKRRKTRKESYAIYVYKVLKQVHPDTGISSKAMGIMNSFVNDIFERIAGEASRLAHYNKRSTITSREIQTAVRLLLPGELAKHAVSEGTKAVTKYTSAK, from the coding sequence ATGCCTGATCCCGCCAAGTCTGCACCAGCGCCCAAGAAGGGCTCtaagaaagccgtgaccaagacTCAGAAGAAGGACGGCAAGAAGcggaggaagaccaggaaggaaagctatgccatctacgtgtacaaggtgctcaagcaggtccaccctgacaccggcatctcctccaaggccatgggtatcatgaactcctttgtcaacgatatcttcgagcgcatcgcaggggaagcctcccgcctggctcactacaacaagcgctccaccatcacctcccgggagatccagaccgccgtgcgcctgctgctgcctggagagctggccaagcacgccgtgtccgagggcaccaaggccgtcaccaagtacaccagcgccaagtaa